In Equus caballus isolate H_3958 breed thoroughbred chromosome 26, TB-T2T, whole genome shotgun sequence, the following are encoded in one genomic region:
- the LOC100630027 gene encoding keratin-associated protein 10-12 produces the protein MAASTLSVCSSDLSYGSRVCQPGAWDSCPDSSWRVDDGPESYCEPPCCAPSCCAPASCLSLICTPASCVCSPCQSACTSSCTPSSCQQSSCQASCCASSPCQQACCVPVSCTPVCCTPVCCVPVCPGPSPCSDTSCCQQSSCQPSCCTSSPCQQACCVPVCCTPVCSGASPCPAPSCCQPSPCPLSCCKPSSCVSLICRPVCRPACCVSVPSCCGPASCQPSCCRPASSVSLLCRPVCKPSSCVSLLCRPTCRPSSCVSLLCRPTCSRVARCSPASAQKSCC, from the coding sequence ATGGCCGCCTCCACCCTGTCCGTCTGCTCCAGCGACCTCAGCTATGGCAGCCGGGTTTGCCAGCCCGGTGCCTGGGACTCCTGCCCCGACTCCTCCTGGCGGGTGGACGATGGCCCAGAGAGCTACTGCGAGCCCCCCTGCTGCGCCCCCAGCTGCTGCGCCCCGGCCTCCTGCCTGAGCCTCATCTGCACCCCCGCCAGCTGTGTGTGCAGCCCCTGCCAGTCAGCCTGCACCAGCTCCTGCACACCCTCGTCCTGCCAGCAGTCTAGCTGCCAGGCCTCCTGCTGCgcctcctccccctgccagcaGGCCTGCTGCGTGCCCGTCTCCTGCACCCCTGTCTGCTGCACCCCTGTGTGCTGTGTGCCCGTCTGCCCTGGGCCCTCCCCCTGCTCAGACACCTCGTGCTGCCAGCAGTCTAGCTGCCAGCCCTCCTGCTgcacctcctccccctgccagcaGGCCTGCTGCGTGCCCGTCTGCTGCACCCCCGTCTGCTCTGGGgcctccccctgcccagccccctcgtgctgccagcccagcccctgccccctgtCCTGCTGCAAACCCTCCTCCTGCGTGTCCCTCATCTGCCGCCCCGTGTGCAGGCCCGCCTGCTGTGTGTCGGTCCCCTCCTGCTGCGGCCCCGCCTCCTGCCAGCCAAGCTGCTGCCGCCCGGCCTCCAGCGTGTCCCTGCTCTGCCGGCCTGTGTGCAAACCCTCCTCCTGCGTGTCCCTGCTCTGCCGCCCCACGTGCCGACCCTCCTCCTGCGTGTCCCTGCTCTGTCGTCCCACGTGCTCCCGTGTGGCCCGCTGCAGCCCCGCCTCGGCCCAGAAGTCCTGCTGCTGA
- the LOC106782614 gene encoding keratin-associated protein 10-1-like, with protein sequence MRALLQPALSINTEGRASWGQHKPGRGIKAHGPGYHTHSHTPTLIHTLLQPHRPTMAASTLSVCSSDLSYSSRVCQPGAWDSCPDSSWQVDDGPESCCEPPCCAPSCCAPAPCLTLVCTPASCVCSPCQSACSSSCTPSCCQQSSCQPSCCASSSCRQACCVPICCTSVCCKPVCCVSVCSGVSPCSDSSCCQQSSCQLSCCTSSPCQQDCSVPVSCTPVSCTPVCCKPVCCVPICSGASPCSDSSCCQQSSCQPSCCASSSCQQDCCVPVCSTSVCYKPVCCVPVCSGASPCSDSSCCQQSSCQPSCCTSSPCQQDCCVPVSCTPVCSKATPCPAPSCCQPTPCPPSCCKPSSCVSLICRPVCRPTCCVPVPSCCGPASCQPSCCRPASCVSLLCCPTCSRTARCSPASAQKSCC encoded by the coding sequence ATGAGGGCTCTCCTGCAGCCCGCGCTCAGCATCAACACGGAAGGGAGGGCGTCCTGGGGACAACACAAGCCAGGGAGGGGTATAAAAGCCCACGGCCCCGGGTaccatacacactcacacactcccaCACTAATACacaccctcctccagccccaccgcCCCACCATGGCCGCCTCCACCCTGTCCGTCTGCTCCAGCGACCTCAGCTATAGCAGCCGGGTCTGCCAGCCCGGTGCCTGGGactcctgccctgactcctcctGGCAGGTGGACGACGGCCCAGAGAGCTGTTGCGAGCCCCCCTGCTGTGCCCCCAGCTGCTGCGCCCCGGCCCCCTGCCTGACCCTCGTCTGTACCCCCGCCAGCTGTGTGTGCAGCCCCTGCCAGTCAGCCTGCAGCAGCTCCTGCACGCCCTCGTGCTGCCAGCAGTCTAGCTGCCAGCCGTCCTGCtgtgcctcctcctcctgccgGCAGGCCTGCTGCGTGCCCATCTGCTGCACCTCCGTCTGCTGCAAGCCTGTgtgctgtgtgtctgtctgctCTGGGGTCTCCCCCTGCTCAGACTCCTCATGTTGCCAGCAGTCTAGCTGCCAGCTCTCCTGCTGCACATCCTCCCCCTGCCAGCAGGACTGCTCTGTGCCTGTCTCCTGCACCCCTGTCTCCTGTACCCCCGTCTGCTGCAAGCCCGTGTGCTGTGTGCCCATCTGCTCTGGGGCCTCCCCCTGCTCAGACTCCTCATGTTGCCAGCAGTCTAGCTGCCAGCCCTCCTGCTgcgcctcctcctcctgccagcaGGACTGCTGTGTGCCCGTCTGCAGCACCTCTGTCTGCTACAAGCCTGTGTGCTGTGTGCCTGTCTGCTCTGGGGCCTCCCCCTGCTCAGACTCCTCATGTTGCCAGCAGTCTAGCTGCCAGCCCTCCTGCTGCACTTCCTCCCCCTGCCAGCAAGACTGCTGCGTGCCCGTCTCCTGCACACCCGTCTGCTCCAAGGccaccccctgcccagccccctcgtGCTGCcagcccaccccctgccccccgtCCTGCTGCAAACCCTCCTCCTGCGTGTCCCTCATCTGCCGCCCCGTGTGCAGGCCCACCTGCTGCGTGCCCGTCCCCTCCTGCTGCGGCCCCGCCTCCTGCCAGCCCAGCTGCTGCCGCCCGGCCTCCTGCGTGTCCCTGCTCTGCTGCCCCACGTGCTCCCGCACTGCCCGCTGCAGCCCCGCCTCGGCCCAGAAGTCCTGCTGCTGA
- the LOC100630073 gene encoding keratin-associated protein 10-12, giving the protein MAASTLSVCSSDLSYGSRVCQPGAWDSCPESSWQVDDGPESCCEPPCCAPSCCAPAPCLSLICTPASCVCSPCQSACTSACTPSCCQQSSCQPSCCTSSPCQQACCVPVSCTPICCKPVCCVPICCGASPCSDSSCCQQSSCQPSCCTSSSCQQDCCVPVCCTPVCSKATPCPAPSCCQPSPCPPSCCKPSSCVSLICRPVCRPACCVPVSSCCGPASCQPSCCRPASCVSLLYRPTCKPSSCVSLLCRPVCSRAARCVPASAQKSCC; this is encoded by the coding sequence ATGGCCGCCTCCACCCTGTCCGTCTGCTCCAGCGACCTCAGCTATGGCAGCCGGGTCTGCCAGCCCGGTGCCTGGGACTCCTGCCCTGAGTCCTCCTGGCAGGTGGACGACGGCCCAGAGAGCTGCTGCGAGCCCCCCTGCTGTGCCCCCAGCTGCTGCGCCCCAGCCCCCTGCCTGAGCCTCATCTGCACCCCCGCCAGCTGTGTGTGCAGCCCCTGCCAGTCAGCCTGCACCAGCGCCTGCACACCCTCATGCTGCCAGCAGTCTAGCTGCCAGCCCTCATGCTgcacctcctccccctgccagcaGGCCTGCTGCGTGCCCGTCTCCTGCACCCCCATCTGCTGCAAGCCTGTGTGCTGTGTGCCCATCTGCTGTGGGGCCTCGCCCTGCTCAGACTCCTCATGCTGCCAGCAGTCTAGCTGCCAGCCCTCCTGCtgcacctcctcctcctgccagcaGGACTGCTGCGTGCCCGTCTGCTGCACACCCGTCTGCTCCAAGGccaccccctgcccagccccctcgtgctgccagcccagcccctgccccccgtCCTGCTGCAAACCCTCCTCCTGCGTGTCCCTCATCTGCCGCCCCGTGTGCAGGCCCGCCTGCTGCGTGCCCGTCTCCTCCTGCTGCGGCCCCGCCTCCTGCCAGCCCAGCTGCTGCCGCCCGGCCTCCTGCGTGTCCCTGCTCTACCGCCCCACGTGCAAACCCTCCTCCTGTGTGTCCCTGCTCTGCCGCCCTGTGTGCTCCCGTGCAGCCCGTTGCGTCCCCGCCTCAGCCCAGAAGTCCTGCTGCTGA
- the LOC111770839 gene encoding keratin-associated protein 10-1-like, with translation MAASTLSVCSSDLSYGSRVCQPGAWDSCPDSSWQVDDGPESCCEPPCCAPSCCAPAPCLSLICTPASCVCSPCQAACTSSCTPSSCQQSSCQPSCCTSSPCQQNCCEPICCTPVCCKPVCCVPICSGPSPCSDSSCCQQSSCQPSCCASSSCQQACCEPVCSTSVCCKPVCCVPVCSGVSPCSDSSCCQQSSCQPSCCNPSSCQQACCLPVSCTSVCCNPVCCEPVSCTPVCCNSVCCVPVCSGASPCSDSSCCQQSSCQPSCCTSSSCQQACCVPVCCTPVCSGASPCPAPSCCQPSPCPPSCCKPSSCVSLICRPVCRPACCVPVPSCCGPASCQPSCCRPASCVSLLCRPTCRPSSCVSLLCRPTCSCVARCSPASAQKSCC, from the coding sequence ATGGCCGCCTCCACCCTGTCCGTCTGCTCCAGCGACCTCAGCTATGGCAGCCGGGTCTGCCAGCCCGGTGCCTGGGACTCCTGCCCCGACTCCTCCTGGCAGGTGGACGACGGCCCAGAGAGCTGCTGCGAGCCCCCCTGCTGCGCCCCCAGCTGCTGCGCCCCGGCCCCCTGCTTGAGCCTCATCTGCACCCCCGCCAGCTGTGTGTGCAGCCCCTGCCAGGCAGCCTGCACCAGCTCCTGCACACCCTCGTCCTGCCAGCAGTCTAGCTGCCAGCCGTCCTGCTGCACCTCCTCCCCTTGCCAGCAAAACTGCTGCGAGCCCATCTGCTGCACCCCCGTCTGCTGCAAGCCCGTGTGCTGTGTGCCCATCTGCTCTGGGCCCTCCCCCTGCTCAGACTCCTCATGTTGCCAGCAGTCTAGCTGCCAGCCCTCCTGCTgcgcctcctcctcctgccagcaGGCCTGCTGTGAGCCCGTCTGCAGCACCTCCGTTTGCTGCAAGCCTGTGTGCTGTGTGCCTGTCTGCTCTGGGGTCTCCCCCTGCTCAGACTCCTCATGTTGCCAGCAGTCTAGCTGCCAGCCCTCCTGCTGCAACCCCTCCTCCTGCCAGCAGGCCTGCTGCCTGCCCGTCTCCTGCACCTCCGTCTGCTGTAACCCCGTGTGCTGTGAGCCCGTCTCCTGCACCCCTGTCTGCTGTAACTCCGTGTGCTGTGTGCCTGTCTGCTCTGGGGCCTCCCCCTGCTCAGACTCCTCATGCTGCCAGCAGTCTAGCTGCCAGCCCTCCTGCtgcacctcctcctcctgccagcaGGCCTGCTGCGTGCCCGTCTGCTGCACCCCCGTCTGCTCTGGGgcctccccctgcccagccccctcgtgctgccagcccagcccctgccccccgtCCTGCTGCAAACCCTCCTCCTGCGTGTCCCTCATCTGCCGCCCCGTGTGCAGGCCCGCCTGCTGCGTGCCCGTCCCCTCCTGCTGCGGCCCCGCCTCCTGCCAGCCCAGCTGCTGCCGCCCAGCCTCCTGCGTGTCCCTGCTCTGCCGCCCCACGTGCCGACCCTCCTCCTGCGTGTCCCTGCTCTGTCGTCCCACGTGCTCCTGCGTGGCCCGCTGCAGCCCCGCCTCGGCCCAGAAGTCCTGCTGCTGA